Below is a window of Prionailurus viverrinus isolate Anna chromosome A1, UM_Priviv_1.0, whole genome shotgun sequence DNA.
AAGACATTCACCAAAGCCTTAAAAATAAGTAGGGAGATTAATCATGAGAAACTGGATGCTGCCATACCCACATTGGCAACTTTGGCTTGTACTTTTTACTGAAATTTTGGATCAATTTGTAACTTAACCAGTCTTGGCTACTTTGTTTGTCTTCAGTGACTAGTGTCAAATATCTACAGAAAGAGGTGGCAATTGAAAGGTGGTTGGAGGAAATAAATATTCCTCCTCCCGGGGAGAATTTTGGAAGGAAAATAGCAGATGAAGAGAAGTAGATGCGTAGGCTCCTCTTGTATGATTTGAATGGGGAAATGAAAAGGACTCCTAAGGAAAATGAACTAGGGCAGGGTCTTTTTTCTTATATGTGTGCTCATGCATATGTGGGTTTACATATCTGCACCATgtgttttgtaaaaatatatattgtatatattctcATTCTCTACATTTTCCTTCTTATTCATCTTCTATGTGaaaggtagcttttttttttttttaagtttttatttatttactttgagagagagagagagagtgcatgcaagcaggggatggggcagagagaggaagacagagagaatcctaagcaggctctgcactgtcagctcagagtccgacacgggacttgaactcacaaactgtgagatcgtgacctgaacccaaCACtaagagttgcacgcttaactgactgagccatccaggcattccTATGTGAGAGTTATCTTTCTAAAGCCAAAGATAAAAAATGCAATTGTTCCATAAAGGAGCCTTGTTACCTCCCCATTacccttggggaaaaaaagtctcaaaCTCATTAGTATGGCATTCAAAGCTCTGAAAAATCTGACCTCACCTGAGTTTTGCAGCCTTACTTCCTTTCCCCACCTCAGCATGCCTCACTAGAAGTCTGCACTCCAGCCACTTCTGAAAGGCTCACCAGCGTGTGTATGCACTTTCATTTTAACATTTCAgtgcttttgttaattttgttcctttttataatGCACCTCCCCTTCTTTACCTTATGATCCTGGAATTTGCTTAAAGACATGACTCCAACAACATCTCTCTGGGAAGATTGCTCCAACACTCTACCACATTAGAATTAGTCATCCCTTCTCTTATGTTTCCGCTGAGCTTAAACCATAATGTTAGCACAGCACATGCCTCACTGTGGCATACACAGATCTTTATTGTCCACTAGACTGTGTAAGTTCTCTGAGTGGAATAGCGTTGTTTTTTTCAACTATGCATCTGCACTAACTCTTAAAGAGTTGGAGTTCAGTTATATTTGCAGTGTGAAGTTGAATTAGTTGGAAGTTGAAGTTGAAACTCCCTGGACTCCCTGGACATGCATATCCCCAAGTAAAGATTCATTATGGAATCTACTCTTTGGCCTCAAAGCCATGGGCTGTGGAGATAGCCACATGCAAAGTATATACCTATTCAGTCAACCACCAGTatctactgagtgcttactacatgccagggTCTGTTTTagacaagtaaataaaacatatactCCTTGTTCTCATGGAGCCTACATACTAGTAAGAGGAtgaaggcaataaataaataaacaaatatttactattttaggTCATGGtaagaaaaaatgaagttagaGATGGGTGATGCTATTTTAGCTACCTTTCTGAGGAGGTAATATTTGATGAGAAACACGTAGCTATCTGGACAAAGAACAGCTTAAGGAGGCACAACAGCaggtgcaaaagccctgaggcaaAAGTTTTCATGGGAAGTCAAGTGGGGCTGGAATGGAGCCATTGATGGACACAGTGGAAGGTAGTGCAGTAACAGATAAGAATCAGATGTGCCTGTTTCATGTGGTTTTCCTTTTGCCCTGCAGCCACCGCTTTCCTTGCCAACAGTTTGCCACAAGCTGTCAACAATGCCTTACCTTTACCTGTGGACGACCTTCTCTCCTTTTTGGATCCGTTAAAGCTTCTTCTGAAAACTCTGGGCATTTCTGTTGAGCACCTTGTAGAAGGGCTAAAAAAGTGTGTGAATGAGCTGGGACCAGAGGCCTCTGAGGCAGTGAAGAAACTTCTGGTAACTATAGCTTGTGGGCTAATttgtctctcccccctctctcccaacCACTCTGTTCTCACCTCTGGACATGTATTTCCCTTTTACTGACTATACTCATATAAAGTTTGCATGTCCAGGCATCTCAGGGAAGGTGCAACATCTACTTTTCTAGAAGGAATTTTTGAATGAAAGAGACCTGTGTTCTGGTTGTGACTTTATATTTCTCAGCTTAGGGATTCTTTGTTGAAACTTAACCACTCTGAGCTTCCACTTCCACATCAGCAAAATGGTGGTTAAATAGGTTGATGCCTATTTTTGGAAACATGCTAAGTACATGTaagctgctttatttttattctcgtCCTTCTGCCTTTCAGGAGGCCCTGTCGCATTTGGTGTGATGGCAGCACTAAGCTCTgatggaggagaaggggaaggtaCTCCCCTTCTTGCGGGCTGGAACTCATTCCGGCCTAAGATGTGGTGACCCCTGAAAACAATGAATAAAGCAATGAATAAATTTCATTGTGTCCTATGTTTATTTCTGGAGTCTGTCTATTCAGAAGGGCCTAAGTAGATAATTTTTTGGGTCATAAACTCCAGAGAGCTTGTTGTTATCAAGAGAACCTACATTTTCAGGAAGACATAATCATGTCTTCCCCTCTTGCTTGAGtctaaattaaacattttcattttcttcaactgCTCTTCGACGATGTTTCCAGACACCTCAAGTTCCTATGCCCTTGTTTCTAAAGAAGCTTTTTAAataacgcttatttatttattttgggggagggggagagagagagagagtgcaagcatgagcatggaaggggcagagagagaaggagagagagaatcatggggcttgatctcacaaaacgtgaaatcatgacctgagttgatatCAGGAGTCAaatattcaaccaactgagccacccaggctaaatatatttttaaatataaaatgaaaagagtgTTCAAAGTATTGTCTGACAAGCCTACGGTCTTTCACTGGTTTAGAGTCTACATCACCAGAGTGGGAGTTTCTCTTAAGTTTGTGGCTATACTATGGCCACTCCATAGGTCTTACAGACCCTGCCACCAAGTTAGGCCTTCACTGCATCATCCTTTGGCAACTAGTTTCTGAactgtcctttccttttccccatgCCACCATCTATTATGATACTAGAATTATCTTTTCAAGATATAATTATAGTGATATACAATAACCTATAAAATGGATATCCAGCTCCTTAGCATGGCCTACAGGCCCTTCATGACCTGGCCTTTGCTTACATGTCTTGTCTCGTcaatatttcttccttccttccttccttccttccttccttccttccttccttccttccttccttccttcctccttttgtgACATGTGCTCTAGCCCTGTCACTGAGAAGATAATTAAATCTCTTTGCTGCTGCACTTTTATGCCTTAATGAAAAATCAGTAATGTCTTTCTTCCCATTAAGAATGTCTGCTCTGTTCTTCCTTCAGACCTGAGGTTGTGCCATTCTTGGGACTATTTTTCCTCAGATCCattccccacccttcccctgcttggcTCTGTGATGCTAACCCCTACAGGTTCCCTGTCTCGGTTCCCGGGTTTCCAGGTCAGCTGACCTTTGAGCTGCATTCTGACCCTGGGGGGTTCAGGCAGGACATAGGAGGTGGGAAGTGGGAAAAGCCTGAGTATAGCCTCCTCACCCTTCTACTTGGGAGAAGTCCCCAGAAATATCACATCTGAAACTCCATGTTCTGCTGGATAGGTCTGCATTGGTTCCAGCCTTTGCCAGGCGACTCCAGTGGCAGTGGTtataccacctctttttttttgctcttcAGCTGAAGTTGGTAATGGCTTCCTGCTTTATCCATTCCAGGTTGCCTCACCATCACCTCTTTGACTGTTTAGATCTTCTATCATCTATTGAATCAATTCTGTGCATTATCGCCCCTCTGTTCCAAATGTTAAAGTCATTTATGTTTTCTGGTTGGTTCTTGATTAACATAATGTTAACTGACATCTCTATGAAAATTATCTTGATTTCCTGCTATTTTTTGAGCCCCGTGTTTGTTTTTCAACTAAAATAGTTGCACTTTGTGaaactttctgttttcctttttttgtttcacCTAAGTCTGTAAGAATAGACTAGATTGCTCACCTACAATAATAGATAATCCCAAATTTCAGAGGCTTATATCCACaacattttaatttgttctcACACTGTTTGATCATCTTGAGTTGCTTAGAGTTCTCTTCATGTTGTGTGAATTCTGTGACCAGGAACTGGTGGAATAGTCTTTATCTTGAGCATTTCTGATCATCATGTCATATGCAAGAAGAGAACTCAGTGAATCATAGGCtaacttttaaaactttcccATGAAAGTGATGTACATCACTTATAGTCCTGTTTCATTGGCCACACCAAGTCACATGACTATGCTTGACTCATTAGGAAACATAATGTCATTTACCACATTACTTGGCCACTTCAGAGTAGCTGCCACCTGAGATACTTCATTCTACTTGAAATTTTCTGCTCTGTTGGATTATCTTTCCTTCCACCACTAGTGTTCTTCTTACTCTCTGCccattattttcagtttctttaaatggCCATTATTATCCTGATTCCTCTGAATATttattcctcttctcttttcactttgtGTATGGCTTTCATTCAGAGTCTCATGCATTCCCACAGCTGCCAATATAATTTCCATGTTAGGAGCTCTAAAATCTATAGCTATATTCCATATCTCTCTTTTGAGGAAAAGAGATTGTTACCTATTAGACACTTCCAGTAGAAGTCCTTTTTTATGTTCACCTGAATTCACTTCCACCTGAACTCATTATCTCTCAAAACATGCTACCATATTCTAATTTCCTGTCTCAGTATATAGTACAACTATTTTCCTGATTGCCTAAGTCAGAAAGTTGAGAATCATTGTCAGTATGCCTTTTTCTCAGCCTTACTTTCTAATCTCTAAGAAAGTTCTGTTTATTATAAAACTTTTCTACGTCTGTACAtacatttttcattattgttcCTGTTACTTATTTTCCCCAAACCTTGTCGTTTCTCACCATACTGCTGTGTTAGTCTCCCAAATGTCCTCTGTATTCCCAGAGCTGATCCCTTCCAGTCCATTAGCCACACAGCAGAAAAGGTggtttctttcctctccccccccccaccactgcttCAGACTTTTTGATAGTGTTTCATTGCTGATTGAAAAAAACATCAGATGCTATTCTAAACCAGCGGATATATTCATAACACATATTTCAACAGTCTTATTTTCAGACTTATTTCTAAGTGTCCTTTCTAGATTCTGAAGTCAAATGGAGGGGAACTCAAACTTATTTATGTTGATAATCCTTAGcacatagcacagagcctgaatatAGTCTGTGTTGGGCTTGGTTTATTGAATGGGTAGATTTTCTGTTAGATTTTATCTGGTTGGGGTGACCCTTTTGTTCTCTTGCATCATTCATATTATTAAGCTATTCATTGCTCTCATTCCAAGCTTGGTGCATATGGCATATTTGAGAAGGATGACTCTCTATGCTTTCATTCAATCTGCTAAATAGAGAAAACTGAGTAATAGATTTAATATGGCAATCTTTGGGGAGTGGAGGTTTTTCTGGGAGTCTGTCAAAAAGAGGATTGAATTAATAAGGAATCCAAGGACAGACCATGAGAAACTAGGCAGAAACTGATGATAAACATTATGGCAGAAATTGTTGATAAACTTACTATGAATgtaacaacaccaaatgctgatgaggttGTAGAAAAATTGGATCACTCATAATTGCTGGTGTGAATGCAAAATAGTATAACTTACTCTGGGAAAATCATTTGACAGTTTCttgaaaaactaaacatacaTCCACCATATGACTCACTAATTGTACTGCTGGGCATTTATCTGGAGAAATGAAACATGTTTATGCAAGAACTTATTACAAACATTCATAGAAGTTTTATTTGTAGTAACCCAAACCTGCAAATAACCCCATTGTCCTTAAGTGGATGAATGGTTAAACCAACTGTTATACATCTATAGGATGGAGtactataaaaaagaatagacaatTGATCTACACAAGCTGGAAGAATCTTTagagaattatgctaagtgaataaaagCCAACCCAAAAACtgaaatactgtataattccatttacatagcattctcaaaatgacagaattataCAAATTGATAAGAGATTTCTAGGGGTTAGGAGTGGGTAGGAGTAAGAGGGAAGTGTGTGTGATATATAAGGGCTATGAGAGATCCTTGTGGTCatggaaatgttttgtttcttgtatgtaccaatgtcaaaataaaaaagtataattaaaaacattGGGAAGACAATGTGGAAAtagatattatataaaatttaatataaattacatataactATAAtcatataattatgtaaataattatatgtatgtaaataattatatgtatacCTGTAACTTTCATTCCTTTAGTCCATAAATCTCCCAAATTAGAGGAAACCACTAACAACTTTATGTGATTTTTCAAGACGTTTtctgcacttttaaaaataagtatatatggACACCCAGGACTCCATGATGGTGTCCGTCATACCAGTGAAGGAGAAGTTGATGGATGTCAAACTAGGAGAGCTGCCAAGCTGGATACTGTTGGGGGATTTCTTCCTAAGGCATGGCTGGAATGTTTCAAAGGAAGGAATCCCTGGGATTTCTATGGTGCTGACAGCATATGTGCTTTTCAACTACTTTCTTTCATACAAGGAACTCAAACCCAAGTGGCTACACAAGTACCACTGAAGAGGGCCCAGTGTGGAGGATGCATTCTGTATTCCTGACCAGGACCTTTGCCTCACACCcctgaatcctttttttttttaattaaaaaagtttttttttaacgtttatttatctttgagatacagagagacagagcacaagcagaggaggggcagagagagagggagacacagaatatgaagcagactccaggatctgagctgtcagcacagagcccaatgtgggacttgaacccaggaaccatgcatgagatcttgacctgagccgaaatcagacactcaactgagtgagccattcAGGTGCACAACCCCCTGAATCCTTTAATTGAGAATGAACACCCactagggatacctgggtggctgagtcggttaagcatctgacttcaggtcaggtcatgatatccaagttggtgagtttgagccctgcagggggctctgtgctgatagctcagagcctggaacctgcttccaattctgtatctccctctctttctgcccctcccccactcagactgtttctctctctctctctctctctctctctctctctctctctcaaaaataaacattaaaaaatttaaaagaaaaaaacctcaataaaACATGATTAGTgcatggaaaataaattaaaaataaagaaataaaaagcacatataaatgaatcatactttacttaaattttgatttatgcaaatatttaaattatttttagtaatatttattattataatgagTAGTATGGTAAACGCCCATTTATTTGCATTCATGTCTGTATCGCTTCACAAAAGTCTTGGAACTGGAAGTGCAGTGCCAAGAATTATAcgatgtttaaaattttgaaagctaGTAACAAATTTTCATTGGAAACAGTAGTGGGGATCTGAAGTGATTGAGTCTAGAGAAGTTCCATTCCCAAAGATGAGATTAGAGGCCCAAGACAATGGCTAGGGTATACTCATTCTACTTGAGAAAGCAATGCATTCTGTTTTACCATGTTTTGGAGGGTCAGGAGGtgcaaaatcatatttttttctggacttCATATTTAAGTTAGCTCATACAAACATATAAGTCAGTAAAATTTAtttgctgcatttttaaaaattttatgtatgtatgtatgtgtgtgtgtgtatgtatgtatgtatgtatgtatgtatgtatttataattttagaaaggACCCAGttgaaaagctctcaggttttaaGCAAGTTAAAAACAGCAGGGGGCGCTCATAGGTTGTCAGCAACACCaaggaagtttgtttttttttttttttttgtacgtATATGCTCAAGATATATAATAAGAAATTTCAGCAGCTTCGATTGTATTAAAATTTTCACCAGgagaaacaaatagacaaaaataacCTGATGGTCCTTCATTCTGTGCTCTTCTGGCTtcattttgagcattttttttaatgcatttttttttccctttgctctgctACTAGCTCATTGTGTATCTTATCAAATAAGAATTTGTTTCCTGAACAGATGATGATAATGCCTAATGTGACTAATATGAATAATAATCATAGGCATAGTTACTGGCCATTGTgttctatgtatatatatttctttaattcaacaaatgatAATTAAATATTGATTGCAGTATCTTTGCTAGAAGTTGAGCATTCTgtgataaacaaaataaacatgacCCACACCCCCAGAGATTTTTGCAGTgtaaagaaagacacagaaaatttgcaagtaaaaaatggtaaataaataattataaattatgataagaacagtaaaggaaaaaatagaatttttaaagaataatagaattttaaacaAAGGGTAGGAGACATTATTACTCTCAAGTTAGATTTCTAGTATCAGTCTAACTTGAAGTTCTAACACTACATTCTTCATCCACATTGGTAAGAAGAAGGTACTGATGTTATGAAAATCCAGAGATCTCCCTTATTTCCTTCCCACTTTGCCTGGACTTAGAGGTATATCAGTAAATTTGGCTCATGCAAGTTAGCTTAGCACCCACATAAGCCAATGAAGAATATGAGACTGCCAAGTATTGTCCTCAGTGTATGAGACAGGGTTGTCAAATAAGTACTTCAAAGTCTATCTCataattctagaaaattcaaACTAATCTGTAGTGTCAAAAAGCAAATCATTAGCTGACTGTGGATAGAATAGGGATGATGAGAGGGAAGAATGAATTATTATAAGTGACAAGAGAAAACTTTTGGGGCTAACAGGTGTGTTCATTACCTTGATTGTAGGGATGGTTTTGTGGGTATATACATATGCCAAAACTTCAAgttgtatattttcaaaatgtggaGTAATTATATATCAATTGTATCCCAATAAAGTTGTGAGGAGTTATTTATATACTGTGAGCTATAGACCTAAACTAATTTTTGTCAATAGTGTCAGTTTGGGTCAGTAAGAGAATTACTACATTTTGATGGTGTTATGACAGTATctattacaatatttaaaaatttgaaaaatgtcctTTGATCTAGCCATTCAGTTTTTGTAAATcttttatgaagaaataaatacattggtGCACAAGGTTATATGTATaaggatgtttattgcagcagCCTCTAAAAAACACCCCCCCAAAATAGAAGCAATATGAATTATGAATGCCCCAACAATGGGGAAATTATGATATCTTAAATTATGAGctttcaaatagaatttttttaaagattttatttttaagtagtccctacacccaacatagggcttcaactcacaaccctgaggtcaagagtcatcTGCttcaccaaccgagccagccaggcacacctcAATAGATTCTTAAAGATTTGTATTATTTACCTAAAGTAAATACCATGAGATATCATTAATAAGAAAGGCAAACTACTGAGTAAAGTGCACACCCTGATTTCCCTacacatttatatctatatttggATAAGTTTGAATGGACAGGAAGAATGGAGTCAATATTAGTTGCTGGGAGGGCTGGTTTAGGGATAATGGTGTTAGAGTGGGAGATggttagcttttaaaaatatatatatttttctactgTCCCCTTCATTTTTCCCATTGGTGTGAGCATATGctactttaataatttttgaagtggaattttgaagaaaacattttgtcaATCCATATTAGacagtttccttctctcttaaaCACTGCAGCATTAATAATCTGAGTGGTTTAAATGGGTTCTATAAATTTCCAGGTtctcaaatgcattattttattttattattatgtttttaaattttatatgttatgttttagagagagagagagagagagagagagaatatcaagcaggagATTCTCAtatggagcccgatgtagggctcggtCCCACGAtcctcagatcatgacccgagcggaaatcaagagttgatcactcaaccaactgagccacccagacactccttgAGTGCATTATTTTAAAAGGGGAGTAATAATGTCTGACTTTTGTACttgatgtgaggattaagtgaggtaACACAGATGAAGGACCAAGCATGGGAAATGTCCCAATGATATCTGTTTCTTTGCCATGTTAGGTAGCTTTTGAGGGGCCATCCTTGAATGACAGGCATTATTACAGTCTGAGCATTGATTTAAAGTGTccactctgcccttcctcctccttctccatgtGTCCAAATCCTTCCTCATCTATCAAGATATAGCTCAAATATCGCTACCTCTGAAAAGTCTTGCCACATCTCTCAAGGGAGCAAGCAGGCTCTTTGTCCTGGTTCTCATGCTGCCATGTCTGTGCCTCCTTTATATCATGCCATGCTGAATGTGGTTTGTTAATTATGTGCTTGTATCTTCTATATCAAGATTGTGAGCTACTTGAAATCCAAAACCATGAGACGCTCAATTTTGCATCCTTATTTTGTTCTTAGGTAGatgttctcttttctcattttttttttttttacttaatacagaactcagcaaatatttattgatcagcTTCTGtctgccagacactgttctaactGCTCACTATTGTGTCAGGAACATTGAGCAAAAGAGGCAAAATTCCTGCCTTACAGAGCTTACACTCTATTGGGgctagagagaaaaaataacaaaacatagaAAAGTGTTTTAACACTGTTAAAAGAGAGTGAGGTGGAGAAGAAAAATGTAGCAGCCAAAGCTGATAAGAAATGGTGGGTCAAAGGGTGActtttaaagttgattttaagTCAAGTGCTCAAAAAGGTCTCACTGGGAAGGTGATCTCTGAGAAAAAATACTTCAAGAAGTGCATGGGCATGCCATGTGGCTGTCTTGGGAAGGGTACTTTAGGCAGAAGGAAGAGTAATTGCAAGGTTGTGCGGGAAGTATATGCCTGTAGTGTTTAAGGAAGGGAAGGATCCCAAGTGGGTGGAGTGGTGGGATGAGTAGTAGGAGAAGAGGTGAGAAGCAGGTGGCTCCGGTGAGAACTGATGCACCATtttcaggaaatttaaaaatatcgcTTTTGCTCAGAATGAGATGGAAAGTCGGAAAGTAGAAGGAATTTATAGGattaaagttatattttaatagaaGTACTTACTCTGCTTAGCGCTTCTGTACAGTGCAAGGTGTAAATTCCCTCAAGCAGTGATGTCATGGTAGGTACCCTGGAATTGAGGATGGAGTTAGTGATACTGTGGATTGTGCCATCAGGGTGTCACAGGGAGCACTGTGTTGCAGGTTAGCCAAACCTGGCTGGAGTTTCCACTCATCCTTTACCAGCAATCCTATCTGAGGTGTAATGTCGACTAACctcccccagcctcagtttcctcgcttGTCATATGAAGGAAATAATGCCTGACCATCTTACTTCAATTGTATTGTGCATATGAGTTCCCAgtgagaaaaatatatgaagagaacataaaggaaaaatattatacAGATGCAAGAGATTCTTGATCCTCAAAAACAGGGTGCTTTCTGGCCACAGAGAGGGGTCTTATTGGAGAGTAGGAAAAGAAGGTAACAAGGTAGAGGGAGCAAGCATACAATGTAAAGCAAATAGagaaattttcaaaatctctGTGTTTTGCTGGAGATCTGGGACAAGTATTTCTCAGCAGTGCATCCAATCTGAGACTGACTTGGcatctgtttcatttttgttttgttctttaccAGTATGGAAGAGTGATTTCA
It encodes the following:
- the LOC125174836 gene encoding ATP synthase subunit f, mitochondrial-like, which gives rise to MMVSVIPVKEKLMDVKLGELPSWILLGDFFLRHGWNVSKEGIPGISMVLTAYVLFNYFLSYKELKPKWLHKYH
- the SCGB3A2 gene encoding secretoglobin family 3A member 2, whose amino-acid sequence is MKLVTVFLLVTLSICSYSATAFLANSLPQAVNNALPLPVDDLLSFLDPLKLLLKTLGISVEHLVEGLKKCVNELGPEASEAVKKLLEALSHLV